The Aestuariibaculum lutulentum genome segment TTGAATACTATCTACAAATCCGAAATTATGCCACAAACCTAGCGATAGAGCCGGTAACAACACACCACTTTTTCCAGTGCGATTATAGGTCATGTTGTCGTAACGATTTTCGTCGGCGTAATAGGCATTGGTCTGGCTTTTGTCGTTGATTTGCATAAATCTGTATTTGTTTAGTTTGCTCGTAAATATAAAATTCTTTTCATAATTAGCATTTGTTAAATGTATCTTATTGAAGATTAGAATAAATAAAAACTTCTAAATTTTTCCATCATTTATTCGTCATAAACCCTGCAAAGGTGTTATTTTTGCACGCCTAAAAGTTAATTACATGTCTATTACATCGAAAGCAGAATTAGAACAAGAAGAGCGTAAAGCAGGGAAAGATTTATATAGTTATCAGAAGGGAGCCATAAATAAAATTTTTAAGGCTTTTGATGAATCGCGCGATGATTACCACTTATTATACCAATTACCAACAGGTGGTGGTAAAACGGTTATATTTTCTGAAATCGTTAGACAGTATTTAAAAAACCACAACAAGAAGGTGTTAATTATGACACACCGTATTGAGCTTTGCAGACAAACATCAAGAATGCTTACCGAGTTTGCTGTGGAAAACAAAGTGGTTGATAGTAAGGCAGATTTAAGCGATCAGGCAAACTACAGCTGTTTTGTAGCTATGGTTGAAACTTTAAATAACCGTTTAAATGACAATAAACTTGATATCTCAGATATTGGTTTAGTAATTATTGATGAGGCACACTACAACTCATTTACTAAATTATTTAAGTTTTTTAGTCAGTCGTTTATTCTAGGTGTTACGGCAACACCTTTAAGTTCAAGTATAGAATTACCGATGACCGACAATTACGATGAGTTAATTGTTGGTGAAAGCATTGAATCGTTAATTGAAAACGGATTCTTGGCACGTGCTGACATGTATACGTATAACGTTGGTTTAACCTCCTTAGTGGTTGGTGCTAATGGTGATTATACGGTAAAATCTTCTGAAGATCTGTATACAGCCGATGATATGTTATCGAAGTTATTACAAGCTTATGAAGAGCGTTCAAAAGGGAAAAAGACCTTAATCTTTAATAATGGTATTAATACGTCGTTGCATGTTTACGATACCTTTAAAAGGGCAGGTTACCCAATTGCACACTTAGACAATACAAACACAAAGAAAGAGCGAGCTCAAATCTTAAAATGGTTTAAGAATACGCCGGATGCTATTTTAACCTCGGTTAGTATCTTAACCACTGGTTTCGATGAGCCGTCGGTAGAAAGTATCATTCTTAACCGTGCAACCAAATCGTTAACTTTATATTACCAGATGATTGGTCGTGGGTCTCGTATATTAAAAGACAAAACCAAGTTTACTGTTATCGATTTAGGTAATAACTTCTACCGTTTCGGACCTTGGGGAGATAATTTAGACTGGCAACGTATCTTTAAATCACCTAATTATTACTTAGATTCTATTATAAGTGATGAAGAGTTAGAAAGTAATTTCCGTTACGAAATGCCGGACGATTTACGTAAAGAGTTTGGCAAGAGCGACGAAGTGTATTTCGATATTCAGAAAACATACGTAGATTCTATTAGAAGCGGGGAGTCTTCAAAAGTAGTTTTAGAACGTTCTATTGAGCAACACGCCAGAATATGTATTGAGAATAGTGAAGATGTATATGATGCTATTGGTTTAGCGAAGATGTTAGGAGATGATATCGACTTCAGAATTCAGCGTTACACCAAGTGCATTAGTAAAAGCACCTATAACTTTGTAGAGTGGTTAAAAGACGATTACCGTAAGAAATTAAACTCGTATTTACGTCATAATTTTGACGAGGTATTTGAAGATATTCATGGATATCCGCCGGAAGATTAAATATATCTTACAATAATTGTTAAAACGAAAAAAAAATAAATGTACCTTTACGCCATGTAAGTTTGTTAGGCAATTTTTATTTAATTTTTCCATTTTTTCAGTGGTCTTGGTTTAGGTTTTTCATAAAAATTCACTGTAACATTCAGTATTAATCTAAAACGAATTATTTATGGCAAAATCTCAGGTTACTTATAACAAAATTGAAAAAGAAAAGAAACGTTTAAAAAAGCGCGAGGAAAAGCAGAAGAAGAAAGAAGCACGCAAGATCGAAGCGAAGGAAAACCCTAAAGGAATTCAGTTCGCCTATGTAGATCATAACGGCAATTTAACTGATACGCCACCAAATCCACAACTAAAAGAGCAAATAGACCTGGAAAGTATTGAGGTGGGAATTCCAAAGAAGGAAGAACGCGAAGAGGAGGAGCCGGCTGCTAAAGAAGGTAAAGTATCATTTTTTGACACCTCTAAGGGCTTCGGATTTATTTTAGACAGTATTAATCAGGAAAAATATTTCGTTCATGTTAGTGGTTTACTCGAACCTGTTTCTGAAAATGACAAGGTAACTTACGAGCTGGAACGCGGACCTAAAGGCATGAACGCTGTCAGAGTTAAAAAAATATAATTTGCAATAAGAACTAATTGTGTATTTATGAGTATACCTCGTAAAACTGTTTTAATTGTATTGGCATTTTTTGCTATTTACGTGATTTGGGGTTCTACCTATCTGTTAAACAAAATAGCCGTTTCCGAATTACCACCTTTTTTTTTAGCGTCCTTTCGTTTTACATTGGCAGGACTTATCATTTTTGCGATTTCAAAACTGATGAAGTTGCCTTTGGCTATTACCCGAAGACAGTTAATTAATTCTATTATTACCGGATTTCTATTTCTGGTGTATGGTAATGGTGTGTTTGTTTGGGCCTTAAGATATGTTGATAGTGGCTTTGGCGCTTTAGAAGCTTCAACGCAACCATTGTTTGTTTTGTTGCTTTTGAAGCTAATCGATGGTAAAAAGATGCAATCTAATTCTGTTATCGGGGTGATCTTAGGTGTGGTCGGGATGTATATTTTGGTAAGCCAGAATGAACTCGTAACCCAGGAAGGTACTCTGCTAGGCATGTTTATGATTCTAACCTGTGTATTAAGTTGGAGTTACGGCAGTATTTTTGTTTCAAAAGCCGACTTGCCAGCCAATTATTTTGTAAGTACCGCATACCAAATGATAGCTTCGGGCGTAATGCTGGTTATAACGAGCTTAACCTTAGATGAAACCTGGGTAGCACCCAATAACTGGAGCACTCCGGTTATGTGGTCTATGTTGTTGCTTGCCATTTTTGGAAGTGTTGTGGCCTTTACCGCTTTTAATTATTTACTTAAAGTGGTATCACCGGAAAAGGTATCCACTTCAGCTTATGTAAATCCGGTTATCGCTATATTTTTAGGTTGGTTGGTTCTGGATGAAGCCATTAGTGCTCAAACCATAATTGCCGCAGCCATATTATTAACCGGGGTGTATTTTATAACCACCAAACGAAAAATAAAACTAAGACCTTTTGGACGTTAAAAAAGCATTAAAATACATGGTAATTAGTACCCTGGGGTTCGCTTGCATGAACGCTACGGTAAAGTATCTAAAAGATGTTAACAGTTATCAAATTGTATTTTTCCGATCTTTAGGATCATTGTTTTTCACCTTCGGATTTTTATTAAAAAATAAGATTCCCATTATAGGCAAGCATAATGGCTTGCTTATTGCGCGTTCTGTAGTTGGTGCAACATCTATGTTGCTGTTTTTTATGTCGGTTAAATATCTGTCAATTGGTACGGCGGTGTCTTTACGATACACGGCACCTATTTTTGCAGCTATTATGGCGGTGTTTTTACTTCGTGAAAGGGTAAAACCTTTACAGTGGCTGTTCTTCATTGTCTCATTTATAGGTGTTATTGTATTAAAAGGGTTAGACAGCCATATCAATAGTTACGGATTAATACTGGTACTCATAGCAGCTGTTTTAAGTGGCCTGGTGTATATTATCATCAGTAAAATAGGTAAGCGTGAACATCCTGCGGTTATCGTAAATTATTTTATGGTAACAGCAACTATTTTAGGAGGCGTACTTTCTATTGGTAACTGGGTAACGCCTAAAGCTACAGAATGGCCTTTTTTATTCTCATTAGGTATTTTTGGTTATATCGGTCAGATCTACATGACCAAGGCATTTCAGTCGGCATCAACCAATATTGTGGCGCCATTAAAATACATAGAGGTGGTTTTTACAGCAACCATAGGGGTGATGTTGTTTCAGGAAGTGTATACCATCTGGAATCTGCTGGGAATAGCATTAATCATTGGTGGCTTGGTGTTAAATGTCTGGTACAAATCTAAATACATCAAATAGAACTGTATTACTGGTTTTATTCTTGTTCTAAAGCATTCAAATTGGTACTTTTGTTCGCCTTTAAATAAAAACGAGGTAGCGCATGTCATTTAAAATAGCAGTAAACAACGTTAGAAGAAAGGTAATGCACAGCATTACTAAAAATGTAGGGAGTTCTTATAAGGAGCCTGAATATGGTTCGTTAAATCCGGAAGAAATTAAGCGGGTTTTAATCATCAGGCCTAACCACAGACTTGGGAATCAGATATTATTAACCTCTATTGTGCAGGAAGTGATTCAAAGCTTTCCGAACTGTAAAATTGACTTGTTTGTAAAAGGAGGTGTCGCTTTTCCGGTGTTTGAAAACTATGCTGAAGTTGATAAAATTATTCAGTTACCGAGAAAGCCTTTCAATAACTTATATAAATACGCAAAAAGCTGGGCATCGATAAAACAGAAATCTTACGATTTGGTGATTAACGGCGATAAAGATTCTTCTTCAGGCCGTTTGTTAACCGATCTTTCAAGAGCCAAGTTTAAAGTGTATGGCGATGTAAATGAAGATATAAAAACAACACATCCCGATCACAGACACATTTCAAAATATACCATTTATAACTTACGTTATTTTTTGAAAAACCTGGGCGTGGTCATGCCGGAGCGTTCTTTGCCAACTTTAAATATTAAATTAAACGATGCCGAAATTGCAAATGGAAAAACCATTTTAGACGGCATTATTAAAAATAAAAAACCAACCATATGCATCTACACAAATGCTACTGGTGCCAAATGTTATTCTTATGAGTGGTGGGAGGCTTTTTACGAACGTTTATTAAAAGAGTTTCCGGAGTATAATATTATTGAAATGCTACCTATTGAAAATATCTCACGGGTTAATTTTAAAGCACCTAACTTTTACAGTAAGGACATTCGTGAAATGGGTGGGGTGCTTCATAATACCGCTATTTTCATTGCAGCCGATAATGGTGTGATGCATCTTGCAGCAGCTTCCTTGACGCCTACCGTTGGGTTCTTCTCTGTAACCGATGAAGAAAAGTACGGGCCTTATGGAAATGGCAACATAGCCATTAATACCAATAACACTACAATTGATGACTGGATGCAGAGTATCCATAAAATTCTGGATTAAGCTTAAATCAATTCATAGAAACATCTTCTGGTGTTCTTAATATAAGTATATGGTTCTATTGCAATTAACGCATTAGAACCATTTTTTTGTTATCAGGTCACATGGTAACCTAATTTATAATCACTATAGATTTATTAATTAAGCTTGATTATTACTGACTTTTGTCTACTTTTAGGTTTGAAGTTTACCCTTGAATTATGAATGGCAAAAAAATATCTTTCTCTCTGTATTTTTTAGAAAAAATATGTCCCTTATCAAATGAATTTAAGTCTTTTTATCAGCAGCATGTCAAACATGCTTTATATAAAAAAGGAACTTTATTAAACGAATGCGGTTCTTTATGCGATAAATTATATTTCATAAAGAAAGGGATGATTCGTGGTTATCATAACATTGAGAATAACGAGATTACCACCTGGTTAAGTACCGATAACGAGTTAGTAACCTCTATCACCGGTTTTTTTAAGCATATTCCGGCTTCAGAAAACATGCAGGCTGTGGAAGATACCTATGTGGAATATCTGGCTTACAACGATTTTCAAGTGGCTTTAAGCAAGTTTCCTGAGATGGTTCAGATTTTCAATATATTACTTATCGAATATTATATTCATGCCGAAAACAGAACCCTGTTATCTCGAATACCATCGGCTAAAGGACGCTTTGATCATTTTGTGTCTAACGGAAATACTTTTCTTTTAAATCGGGCTCCTCATAAGTTTTTAGCTAATATGTTAAGTATGAGACCGGAAACGTTTAGTCGTATTTTAAAGGCACATCAGGTTGATTTTGCTAACGAAATGGAATCTTGACATATGTCAAGAGAATATGTTTTTAGACCAATTTTTCTGTCATATTTAACGAAAACGCAATACTATTGTAGTGTAAATTGCTAATATCTACACCCTTTTGTTTTGCTATTAAACAGAAGACTTAACCTACTAACTTTTTAATTTTTTTGATTATGGTATCTTTAGTTATCACCTCCTCAACTATACTTATTGTAACCTTCGGGTTGGGATTAGGTATAGGGTATCACTTCGGGCAAAGACACAGTAAAAAAAGCATTACTCAGTAAAACAGTACTTTAAGTTTTTTGCGATCCTTACTTCGAATAGAGTATTAAGGCTACCCCAAGCATAATACCTACCAACGGAATAAGTTTCTTGCGTTTGTTTTGTTCCCTGAATATTAATCCGCCAATAACTACGGCAATTAAAATCTGACTGCGTTTTATAGCTGAAAGCAGCATAATTAATGCATCCGGGTCTTGTAATGCCTTAAATGAGAAGTAATCTGCCATTTGCAGCAGGATTCCAACAGCTGGAATCGTCCACCGGAATTTAAATGCTTTACGTTTTTCAGCATTCGGAAAAAAGGTAACGCACAAAACCCCTAACAGAATTAATGTGGTGTATAAACAAAACCAGAACTGTAAGGTTTGAGGCTCTAAACTTAAATTCTGAATCAGGAATTTATCATATAATCCGGCTGATGACCCTAAAAATGTAGCGCCAACGATAGCGAAAATCCATTTGTTGCTTTTAAAATGTATGCCTTCTTTTTTTCCGATTTTAGAATATAAAAACACCGAAAAAATAATCAGGAAGAAACCAATCCATTGCGTAAATGTGGGTTGTTCCCTATAAATCAAAATAGCACCAATAAACGTGAAAAACGGACCAGCCGAACGAATAGGAGTCACGATGGTAATGGGTAAATGTTTTAGTGCCTGATAAGCCAAAATCCATGAAGCCGCCATAATGCCCGACTTTATAAAAATATAACCATGTTTAGCTAAAGGAATATCGGTAATGTACAACCCGATGTCTTTTGCTAAAGCAGGATTGACTTTCGACAGAACAAACCAGGGTAGTAATAATAAAAATCCAGCCAGAATGGTACCAAAAAGTACCGGAAATACTTCATTGCCTTGAACGGCGTGTTTTTTACATAAATTATGTAAGCCTAAAAATAATGCTGCAAGCAGCCCAAGATACATCCACATGGCCGCAAAGGTAAGGTTTTAAGGCGTTTTATACGAGTGTTAATCCCACCAAACCACAAAAAACTTTTGGATATTTCCGTTGGGGAATTTCAACCAGCAAAGCGGGGATGTTTTGTTGTTTATTATAACACTAACAGCTTCAAAAAATGCATTATAATTTAACCAGTTAACACGAACTTCTATTTCTTGTAACCAGTTGATTTTGTTTGGTATATTGAATTTACAATCAACAAAAAGTTTAAGTTGGTATGGTCTGATATAAAAGCCTTTTAAACAGGCTTTATTAAGTAAATTAAACGCTATGTCATAATCCTGATAAGGCGTGAACAGCTGCGCTTTAAACCAAACCCGTTGCAGAATATCGTTAGGAGTCAAATTCAGGCGTTCTAAAACGGGCATTGTATGCGAATTAAACAAAAGTGGTAATTGTTTATCTTTAAGTTTATCCAGTTTTTTTACTAATGTATCGCTACGGTTAGGACCAATCCAATGCTCCAGTTCAGAGGCACCCACACGGGCATCATACAGGTAAAATTTATACACAATTTCCAGATGTACAGGCTGGTTATTATGCAGTAACAAGACATCTAATTCGCCAAGTGTTAATTTATCCTGTTGTATTTGTATATTTTCGGCGAGAATATCAATGCTGGCATCATGAGACAACTCATGACTAACAAAACGCTCCACCCGTTTTCCCAAACGCATAGTATCAGGTAAAACTTCAGTAAATCGCTCTGTTGTTTCCGAAGTAAATTCCAGCTGTTTCAGATTATATACCTTCCGATCATTCCAAAGCAGGGGTGTATTGGCATAACCCTGATACTGCAGTTGTGTTTCCTTGGTTTTGTGATGCATAGTATTGCTAATGTAAAGGAATTATAGCGACCAACAAAGCACAGGCGAATGAAATCATGTTAGGGAAAATTCCTTTTTTTTTGTAATTTAGAATATCAATTAAACAGATGTTATATTATGAAAGCTCTTACATTCGTTCTTAGCCTATTCACACTTACACTTATATCCTGCGGAAGTACGCAAACCGCAGCTACACCAGCCGAAATTGAAGCCTTAAAAAAGCTGGTAGACAGTAAAACGTTTTATATAGAGTCCGATTGGGCTTACCCTCAAATAACAGCAGCCATGTCGCAGGTATTAAACTCCCCGTTAATGCAGCCAGGAAGCGGCGGTGGAGGGGTGAATTTAATAGGTAATTCTAATTTTTTAAAACTAGAAGGCGATAGCATTACCAGTTATTTACCTTATTTCGGGGAACGTAGAATGGGGGCTGCCTATGGTGGTACCGATAACAGTATCGAGTTTAAAGGATTAGTAGAAGACTATCGTGTTAAAGCAAATAAGCACAGTGGTTATACTATTAATTTTGATGCAAAAAGCAATAATGAAAACTTTACCGTATCTGTCGATTTGTTTCCTAATATGAAAAGCTCCATGACCCTTACAGGAAATACCAGAACGCCCATACAGTATACTGGAAAAGTATCTGCCAAAAAGGAAGAAGACTAAGTTATACAGGCTCCGATGGGAGCCTCTTTTTTTACCAGAAATTCAAAGGTATTCTAACCGTTTATCGTTTAAATAAAGCGTTCGTATAGTATTTTATTACAAATAGGTTTAAATATTTAGTTTTAATCTCAATAATTTATTTAAGCCTTACTATGAAAGCCCTTTATTCTTCATTATGCATCGCTTGTTTCATATTAGCTGGTACTTTGAGTTATGCTCAGGAATCAACAAGTATTTTAGACGATGTACCACCTAATTACAAAAAAGAAAGCCCTATATATTTATTATCGGATCACCAACTGAATAACACCGATACCATTCCGGATTTTGCTGAAAAACCAAACAAGCTTAAAATATCCGGTACCATTTACGAAAGTGATGGTGTAACACCTGCTAAAGATGTGGTTTTATTTATTTTTCAACCCGATGAAGACGGAGACTACGTTATGAAACGCGATAGTAACCGTAAACGTTATGTTCACCACCGTGCATGGATTAAAACCGATGCCGATGGAAAATATACCTTTTATACCTTTATGCCGGGTAAATATTTAGGAGAAAAGGAGCTAAAACAAATTCACAGGATCGTTAAAGTACCTGGAAAACCAGAA includes the following:
- a CDS encoding EamA family transporter — its product is MSIPRKTVLIVLAFFAIYVIWGSTYLLNKIAVSELPPFFLASFRFTLAGLIIFAISKLMKLPLAITRRQLINSIITGFLFLVYGNGVFVWALRYVDSGFGALEASTQPLFVLLLLKLIDGKKMQSNSVIGVILGVVGMYILVSQNELVTQEGTLLGMFMILTCVLSWSYGSIFVSKADLPANYFVSTAYQMIASGVMLVITSLTLDETWVAPNNWSTPVMWSMLLLAIFGSVVAFTAFNYLLKVVSPEKVSTSAYVNPVIAIFLGWLVLDEAISAQTIIAAAILLTGVYFITTKRKIKLRPFGR
- a CDS encoding dioxygenase family protein, whose product is MKALYSSLCIACFILAGTLSYAQESTSILDDVPPNYKKESPIYLLSDHQLNNTDTIPDFAEKPNKLKISGTIYESDGVTPAKDVVLFIFQPDEDGDYVMKRDSNRKRYVHHRAWIKTDADGKYTFYTFMPGKYLGEKELKQIHRIVKVPGKPEQGLSSFFFNDDPLIPELTLSCRAEAVKSMLRLEMKDGMLVATKDITLKKGVDILAQ
- a CDS encoding EamA family transporter, with translation MWMYLGLLAALFLGLHNLCKKHAVQGNEVFPVLFGTILAGFLLLLPWFVLSKVNPALAKDIGLYITDIPLAKHGYIFIKSGIMAASWILAYQALKHLPITIVTPIRSAGPFFTFIGAILIYREQPTFTQWIGFFLIIFSVFLYSKIGKKEGIHFKSNKWIFAIVGATFLGSSAGLYDKFLIQNLSLEPQTLQFWFCLYTTLILLGVLCVTFFPNAEKRKAFKFRWTIPAVGILLQMADYFSFKALQDPDALIMLLSAIKRSQILIAVVIGGLIFREQNKRKKLIPLVGIMLGVALILYSK
- a CDS encoding cold-shock protein, with translation MAKSQVTYNKIEKEKKRLKKREEKQKKKEARKIEAKENPKGIQFAYVDHNGNLTDTPPNPQLKEQIDLESIEVGIPKKEEREEEEPAAKEGKVSFFDTSKGFGFILDSINQEKYFVHVSGLLEPVSENDKVTYELERGPKGMNAVRVKKI
- a CDS encoding DUF4251 domain-containing protein, translating into MKALTFVLSLFTLTLISCGSTQTAATPAEIEALKKLVDSKTFYIESDWAYPQITAAMSQVLNSPLMQPGSGGGGVNLIGNSNFLKLEGDSITSYLPYFGERRMGAAYGGTDNSIEFKGLVEDYRVKANKHSGYTINFDAKSNNENFTVSVDLFPNMKSSMTLTGNTRTPIQYTGKVSAKKEED
- a CDS encoding Crp/Fnr family transcriptional regulator, producing the protein MNGKKISFSLYFLEKICPLSNEFKSFYQQHVKHALYKKGTLLNECGSLCDKLYFIKKGMIRGYHNIENNEITTWLSTDNELVTSITGFFKHIPASENMQAVEDTYVEYLAYNDFQVALSKFPEMVQIFNILLIEYYIHAENRTLLSRIPSAKGRFDHFVSNGNTFLLNRAPHKFLANMLSMRPETFSRILKAHQVDFANEMES
- a CDS encoding DUF1853 family protein, whose protein sequence is MHHKTKETQLQYQGYANTPLLWNDRKVYNLKQLEFTSETTERFTEVLPDTMRLGKRVERFVSHELSHDASIDILAENIQIQQDKLTLGELDVLLLHNNQPVHLEIVYKFYLYDARVGASELEHWIGPNRSDTLVKKLDKLKDKQLPLLFNSHTMPVLERLNLTPNDILQRVWFKAQLFTPYQDYDIAFNLLNKACLKGFYIRPYQLKLFVDCKFNIPNKINWLQEIEVRVNWLNYNAFFEAVSVIINNKTSPLCWLKFPNGNIQKFFVVWWD
- a CDS encoding DEAD/DEAH box helicase — its product is MSITSKAELEQEERKAGKDLYSYQKGAINKIFKAFDESRDDYHLLYQLPTGGGKTVIFSEIVRQYLKNHNKKVLIMTHRIELCRQTSRMLTEFAVENKVVDSKADLSDQANYSCFVAMVETLNNRLNDNKLDISDIGLVIIDEAHYNSFTKLFKFFSQSFILGVTATPLSSSIELPMTDNYDELIVGESIESLIENGFLARADMYTYNVGLTSLVVGANGDYTVKSSEDLYTADDMLSKLLQAYEERSKGKKTLIFNNGINTSLHVYDTFKRAGYPIAHLDNTNTKKERAQILKWFKNTPDAILTSVSILTTGFDEPSVESIILNRATKSLTLYYQMIGRGSRILKDKTKFTVIDLGNNFYRFGPWGDNLDWQRIFKSPNYYLDSIISDEELESNFRYEMPDDLRKEFGKSDEVYFDIQKTYVDSIRSGESSKVVLERSIEQHARICIENSEDVYDAIGLAKMLGDDIDFRIQRYTKCISKSTYNFVEWLKDDYRKKLNSYLRHNFDEVFEDIHGYPPED
- a CDS encoding DMT family transporter, with the translated sequence MDVKKALKYMVISTLGFACMNATVKYLKDVNSYQIVFFRSLGSLFFTFGFLLKNKIPIIGKHNGLLIARSVVGATSMLLFFMSVKYLSIGTAVSLRYTAPIFAAIMAVFLLRERVKPLQWLFFIVSFIGVIVLKGLDSHINSYGLILVLIAAVLSGLVYIIISKIGKREHPAVIVNYFMVTATILGGVLSIGNWVTPKATEWPFLFSLGIFGYIGQIYMTKAFQSASTNIVAPLKYIEVVFTATIGVMLFQEVYTIWNLLGIALIIGGLVLNVWYKSKYIK
- a CDS encoding glycosyltransferase family 9 protein: MSFKIAVNNVRRKVMHSITKNVGSSYKEPEYGSLNPEEIKRVLIIRPNHRLGNQILLTSIVQEVIQSFPNCKIDLFVKGGVAFPVFENYAEVDKIIQLPRKPFNNLYKYAKSWASIKQKSYDLVINGDKDSSSGRLLTDLSRAKFKVYGDVNEDIKTTHPDHRHISKYTIYNLRYFLKNLGVVMPERSLPTLNIKLNDAEIANGKTILDGIIKNKKPTICIYTNATGAKCYSYEWWEAFYERLLKEFPEYNIIEMLPIENISRVNFKAPNFYSKDIREMGGVLHNTAIFIAADNGVMHLAAASLTPTVGFFSVTDEEKYGPYGNGNIAINTNNTTIDDWMQSIHKILD